From the Cohaesibacter sp. ES.047 genome, the window ACGCTTCAGCGATTGGTTAGAGCGCATGTCTCCAACCACCGCACAAGCTTTTGTTTCAATTAGATAATGACCGCTAACCAATCTTGGCTTCCAGAGCTCGCACCCTAGAGCTCATGCTGCCAGGGCGGATTCGCCCCCTTGCGCGACACGGTAACAGCCGCGATGCGGGCTGCGAACCCCAAAGCTTGGGCAATCTGCTCATCAGAGATTGACCCAAGAGAGGCTTTGTCCAACAGACCGAATTCGGAGAGCTTGTAGAGAATGCCCGCATTGAAGGTATCCCCGGCCCCCACTGTATCAACCACTTCGACGCGCTCTGCAGCAACGGAAATGTCTCGCCCGTCGGCCAGATAAGCGGTCGCGCCATCGCCGCCCTTGGTTACCAGAATGATCTTGAGACCCATCTTGCGCAAAGTATCCACCTGCGCATCGAGATCGGCCAAATCTGGCATCAGCCAGCCAAGATCCTCATCCGAGACTTTCACGATATCCGCGTGCGAGAGCATATTGTTGATCCGCGCGCGAAAGACATCGGCGTCCTTGATGAAGCCGGGGCGGACATTGGGGTCCATCATGATCACATGACCGGCCGCCTCGCGCACCTCGATCGCCTCATAGGTGCGGGCGCAGGGCTCGACCGCAAGGGAGATGCCGCCAAAGAACAACGCATCAATCTCGTCGGGGATGGGGCGCACGTCATCAAGCGACAGCATGCGGCCTGCCGTATTCTCATCATAGAAATGATAGGTCGCATGCCCATCCGCCAGCTTGACGAAGGCCAATGTTGTCGGCTGCGTGCTCTTTTTGCAAAGATTGACATCCACGCCGCTGTTGGCAAGCGTGGCCTGCAACTGCTCGCCAAACAGATCCGATGACAGGCCAGTCAGAAACTCAGTTGGCTCGCCAAGCCGCCCCAATGCAATCGCCGTGTTGAAGACGGAGCCGCCCGAACAGGGTTCATAAGCCAGAGCACCAGAGGCGCTTTCCACCGGGATCATGTCAATCAACGCTTCACCGCAACATAGAATTTTTGCCGCCTTGCTCACTACTTGTCCTCCTGTTCGCGCCAAGTTATCCGAGGCGCTGGACCCTATTTCAATCAAACCTTATTTGCGGATCCCGCACGATCTGCTGGACCTCATCTGCACCATCCCGCAACTGATCGATCAGAATCTCGCCCATCTGGCGACCGGCCTCGCCGATTTCCTCATGAACCCGGTCGATACCGGGATCAATCTGCTCGAGAATCCGATGATTGCATTTCACAACCACATCATAGTCCTCTCCGCGCGTTCGGCCTACTGCTCTCAAAGCAGAGTATAGCGCGAGATAACTGGCTTCTCCGGGGCATATGAACCCGTCCACATCACGGGTGGTCTCATCCTCCAGCAAATGCCTCAGCCAGCTGTCCACCTGCTCTTGAGTGGAATCGAGCGTCACCTCTTCGGGGATGATAGCCTGAAGCCCGCTCTCCCGGATAGCCCGCATGAACCCATAGCGCATGTGCTGGTGGAAGGTGTAGTGGGCTTGCGGCAGAATGATCGCCAGCTTGCTTCGACCCTTGTCGGCCAACCTCTGAACCGCCTGATAGGCAAAGGCCTCATTGTCGAAATCGACAAAGTGATGGGGTGTAGAAAAATCCGTGCGACCATGGCTGACAAAGGGAAAGTTCTTCTCCAGCAGATACCGGATGCGCTCATCAAAATTCTGCGTCCGCGTGAGCACAAGGCCATCGACCAGACTGTTCTCAACGAGCCGCCGGATCGGCGTGATTTCGTCGCCGCCACCAAAGGCAGGCGTGATGTTGAGATGATAGTCAGATCCGGCTAGAGCCTCGGACAGCCCCGCAATCAGACTGTTTCCAAAGCCGAAAATTTCATCGTGGGGATTGAGAATAAGGCTGATGGTGCGGGTCTTACCGGTCCTGAGGCGCAAGGCGGCCCGGTCGGGGACATAGCCGATCTCTTTGGCCACCTGCGCCACCTTCAGCCGTGTCGCCTCGGCGATCTTGAGATCTCCCTTGAGCGCACGCGACACCGTGGTCACGGCAAATCCGGTCACGTCGGCTATTGTCCTCTGCGTCGGACGTTTGCTATCTTTAGCCATTCAGTCTCCGGTGAACCCATCCCGACACGGTCTCGTTGCAAAACGCGGTCTCTTGGGCTGAGCGGGCGGCGGGCGGGCGGCGGGTGGTTCAAGATCCCACCTTTAACACGTCACTTTTCAAAATCCGCCTCACGTTACGAGATAAGTATTCACAATTCAAACACCTATCAACTTATCCCCTTTGAATATTTGCAACGATTTAAACTCTTACGGGAACCCTGCTATACTGCTCGCAATCGCTCCTTTTAGGGGGCAAAAACGACCCATTTCTCCTAGAACAAGGCCCTGCCATGAAACGCTCAATGGTGAATGAAATCCTCAAGGAAAGCGATGCCTTCATTCGCTCCTTCGGGTATGTCCTGCCGCCCTTTGCCTATTTTTCTCCCGAAAAAATGCAAGAAGTCGATCACTCAATCTATGTCGAGCGCACCATGGGCTGGGACATCACCGACTATGGCCTTGAGAAATTCGACGAATTGGGCCTTTTTCTCTTCACGGTTCGGAACGGCATCGCAGCCGATCTCGGTAAGGGAACCGGCATGCTCTATGCGGAAAAGATCATGATCAGCCGCAAGGACCAGCTCTCCCCGATGCATCGCCACTATATCAAGGCAGAGGACATCATCAATCGCGGTGGCGGCAAACTCGTGCTCGAACTCTTCGCCTTTGACGACAAGGGTGAAATCGATCGCGACAGCGACGTGACCGTGCCGGTTGATGGCCGCATGGTGACGCTGCCGGCGGGCGGACATCTCAAGCTCGATCCGGGCGAGAGCGTCACGCTGATGCCCGGCGTCTGGCATGCCTTCTGGGGTGAAGGGGATGATGTCCTGATCGGCGAGGTCTCCACCGTCAACGATGATCGCACCGACAATTGGTTCGAGATGAAAATCGGCCGCTTCTCAAACATCGATGAAGATGAGAAACCGAAACACCTGCTCGTCTCGGATTATGACACCTGGCTGAAATAGCCGCTTTCAGAGACACCCAATTGCCAGTAATAACCAATTGCCAGTACTAACCAATTGAAAGGGAGCACGCGCCCCCTTTCATCGCATCCCTGCCCCATGAAGAAACACCCCGACCACCAAGGCGACATGCGAAGCGATCTCCTCCGCTGACATCGGCGGGCGATTGCCCATTAAAATTGCGGTGCGCTGCGACAACAGCATCGAATTGAAAAGATCTGCCATCGCCGGATCAACCGGGCGATCCAGATGATCGCTCAGAAAGCGCACCAGCCCATCGCGCCAGGATGGCTGCGCGCGTGTGCGAAAAATCTCCCCAAGCTCGCCATGATCCCGAGCCTCCGTCATCATCATGCGAAAGAATCCAAGATTGTGCGGCGTCATATGCTCGGAGAGAAAAGCCACGCCATACCGCTCAAGCTCCTGTCCGGCCCCACCATCCCCAAAAGCAAAAGTTCTCGCACCATCATCGTCGCCCTCGATCAGAGCGATAACCAGATCTGCCTTTGACGGGAAATAGCGATAGACCGTCTGCTTGGTGACAGCGGCTTCTTCTGCCACAGCGTCCATTGTCGTTCCGACATAGCCGTGCTCGAGAAAAAGCCTTTCTGCCGCGGCGAGGATCTGGCGGGTCTTTACCTGTTGTTGTTCAATTCGTTTCATTGCTGTCCGGTAGCGATTGAAAATCATACTGATCAGTATTATATTTGAAAAATCTAAAATATCAACCTGGTAGTCTGTTTCATGTCATTTCACGAAAAAGGTCTCGCATACCTTCTCGTAGCGTCAGCCCTGATGAGCCTTGATGCGGTATTCATTCGCCTTTCCGGCCTTCACGGCTTCGCGCCATCCTTTTTGTTTGGCTTCTTTTCACTCGTCTCCATGACGTCACTGACGCGCTGGCGCGAG encodes:
- a CDS encoding carbohydrate kinase → MSKAAKILCCGEALIDMIPVESASGALAYEPCSGGSVFNTAIALGRLGEPTEFLTGLSSDLFGEQLQATLANSGVDVNLCKKSTQPTTLAFVKLADGHATYHFYDENTAGRMLSLDDVRPIPDEIDALFFGGISLAVEPCARTYEAIEVREAAGHVIMMDPNVRPGFIKDADVFRARINNMLSHADIVKVSDEDLGWLMPDLADLDAQVDTLRKMGLKIILVTKGGDGATAYLADGRDISVAAERVEVVDTVGAGDTFNAGILYKLSEFGLLDKASLGSISDEQIAQALGFAARIAAVTVSRKGANPPWQHEL
- a CDS encoding LacI family transcriptional regulator, with the protein product MAKDSKRPTQRTIADVTGFAVTTVSRALKGDLKIAEATRLKVAQVAKEIGYVPDRAALRLRTGKTRTISLILNPHDEIFGFGNSLIAGLSEALAGSDYHLNITPAFGGGDEITPIRRLVENSLVDGLVLTRTQNFDERIRYLLEKNFPFVSHGRTDFSTPHHFVDFDNEAFAYQAVQRLADKGRSKLAIILPQAHYTFHQHMRYGFMRAIRESGLQAIIPEEVTLDSTQEQVDSWLRHLLEDETTRDVDGFICPGEASYLALYSALRAVGRTRGEDYDVVVKCNHRILEQIDPGIDRVHEEIGEAGRQMGEILIDQLRDGADEVQQIVRDPQIRFD
- a CDS encoding D-lyxose/D-mannose family sugar isomerase — encoded protein: MKRSMVNEILKESDAFIRSFGYVLPPFAYFSPEKMQEVDHSIYVERTMGWDITDYGLEKFDELGLFLFTVRNGIAADLGKGTGMLYAEKIMISRKDQLSPMHRHYIKAEDIINRGGGKLVLELFAFDDKGEIDRDSDVTVPVDGRMVTLPAGGHLKLDPGESVTLMPGVWHAFWGEGDDVLIGEVSTVNDDRTDNWFEMKIGRFSNIDEDEKPKHLLVSDYDTWLK
- a CDS encoding TetR/AcrR family transcriptional regulator; amino-acid sequence: MKRIEQQQVKTRQILAAAERLFLEHGYVGTTMDAVAEEAAVTKQTVYRYFPSKADLVIALIEGDDDGARTFAFGDGGAGQELERYGVAFLSEHMTPHNLGFFRMMMTEARDHGELGEIFRTRAQPSWRDGLVRFLSDHLDRPVDPAMADLFNSMLLSQRTAILMGNRPPMSAEEIASHVALVVGVFLHGAGMR